A stretch of the Ctenopharyngodon idella isolate HZGC_01 chromosome 14, HZGC01, whole genome shotgun sequence genome encodes the following:
- the wu:fb13g09 gene encoding ATP-binding cassette sub-family C member 5 isoform X3, which translates to MRWLAVRLDLISISLITTIALLIVFMHGHIPPAYAGLAISYAVQLTGLFQFTVRLLSETEARFTSVERINHYIKNLESEGPRQITGSSASASSWPANGRITFQNVEMRYRDGLPLVLKNISFSVLPEETVGIVGRTGSGKSSLGVALFRLAELSCGSITIDDVNIAHIGLEDLRSKLSVIPQEPVLFIGTVRSNLDPLDEYTDAQIWEALEKTHIKDMVSGLTNSLHSEVMDNGENFSVGERQLLCVARALLRHSKILLLDEATAAIDTETDRLIQDTIRTSFSSCTTLVIAHRLNTVLNCDRIMVLDQGQILEFDTPSNLLANENSCFHAMMEAAEETLTRKN; encoded by the exons ATGCGTTGGCTGGCCGTGCGTCTGGATCTTATCAGTATTTCTCTCATCACCACTATAGCCCTCCTCATCGTCTTCATGCACGGCCACATTCCCCCAGCCTACGCGGGCCTGGCCATCTCCTATGCCGTACAG CTGACTGGCCTGTTTCAGTTCACCGTGAGGCTCCTTTCTGAAACCGAAGCCCGATTTACATCAGTGGAGCGGATCAATCATTACATAAAG AACCTGGAAAGCGAAGGTCCTCGACAGATCACCGGATCCTCCGCTTCCGCTTCCAGCTGGCCGGCGAACGGACGAATCACCTTCCAGAATGTAGAAATGCGATATCGGGATGGTCTTCCTCTGGTTCTGAAGAATATCTCCTTTAGCGTTCTTCCAGAGGAGACCGTTGGGATAGTTGGCAGAACGGGCTCAG GGAAATCTTCACTGGGCGTCGCACTCTTCAGACTAGCAGAGCTCAGCTGTGGATCAATCACCATTGATGATGTCAACATCGCTCACATTGGTCTGGAGGACTTGAGGAGCAAGCTGTCAGTCATCCCCCAAGAGCCAGTTCTTTTCATTGGTACTGTCAG ATCAAATCTGGATCCTTTGGATGAATATACAGATGCACAGATCTGGGAAGCACTGGAGAAAACGCACATTAAGGACATG GTTAGTGGGTTGACTAATTCACTGCATTCAGAGGTGATGGATAATGGAGAGAACTTCTCAGTGGGAGAGAGACAACTACTGTGTGTGGCCAGAGCTCTTCTAAGACACAGCAAG ATCCTACTCTTAGATGAGGCAACAGCTGCTATTGACACAGAGACAGACCGCCTCATACAGGACACGATTCGCACCTCTTTCAGCAGCTGCACCACTCTAGTGATTGCCCATCGCCTCAACACTGTGCTGAACTGTGACAGGATCATGGTCCTGGACCAGGGGCAG ATTTTGGAGTTTGACACCCCTTCAAACTTGCTGGCCAATGAAAACTCGTGTTTTCACGCCATGATGGAGGCAGCAGAAGAAACGCTCACCCGTAAGAACTAA